One genomic window of Meles meles chromosome 3, mMelMel3.1 paternal haplotype, whole genome shotgun sequence includes the following:
- the LOC123938893 gene encoding olfactory receptor 2H2-like: MTLFVAVSVFYTVTILGNTTIILLSHLDPHLHTPMYFFLTHLSILDLCFTTSCIPQMLVNFWGSDKTISYLGCAVQLYIFLGLGAAECVLLLVMAFDRYVAVCRPLHYAVIMRPSLCHKLAFLVWASGIFGTLVQSPTTMKLPFCHHHQVDDFVCEVPALIRLACGDTHVNELQISVIGAIFLMGPLLLILVSYGRIAQAVLAIQSQEGRTKAFRTCSSHLAIVFLFYCSVTAVYIRPRSHFSQKGGKFLTLFYTVVTPTLNPLIYTLRNNDIKGAFKRLLWKNRMASDE, from the coding sequence ATGACTCTATTTGTAGCTGTGTCTGTCTTTTACACAGTAACCATCTTGGGCAACACCACCATCATACTCCTGTCTCACCTAGACCCTCACctgcacacccccatgtacttcttcctcaccCACCTCTCCATCCTGGACCTCTGCTTTACCACCAGCTGCATCCCCCAGATGCTGGTCAATTTCTGGGGCTCAGACAAGACCATCAGCTACCTGGGATGTGCAGTCCAGCTTTACATCTTCCTGGGACTCGGAGCTGCAGAGTGTGTCCTGCTGCTGGTCATGGCCTTTGATCGCTATGTGGCAGTGTGTCGACCCCTGCACTATGCAGTAATCATGCGCCCAAGCCTGTGTCACAAGCTGGCATTCCTGGTCTGGGCAAGTGGAATTTTTGGCACCTTGGTACAGTCTCCCACCACCATGAAACTCCCCTTTTGCCACCACCACCAGGTTGACGACTTTGTCTGTGAGGTCCCTGCACTGATACGCCTGGCCTGTGGAGACACGCATGTCAATGAGCTCCAGATTTCAGTGATTGGTGCCATCTTCCTGATGGGGCCACTTCTGCTCATCCTTGTCTCCTATGGCCGCATCGCCCAGGCAGTGCTGGCCATCCAGTCTCAGGAGGGCAGAACCAAGGCCTTCCGCACCTGCTCTTCCCACCTGGCCATTGTCTTTCTCTTCTACTGCAGTGTCACTGCTGTCTACATCCGACCCCGGAGTCACTTTTCCCAGAAGGGAGGCAAGTTCCTAACTCTTTTCTACACTGTGGTGACTCCCACTCTCAACCCCCTCATCTACACTTTGAGGAACAATGACATAAAGGGAGCTTTCAAGAGGCTCTTATGGAAAAACAGAATGGCCAGTGATGAGTGA